The Streptomyces sp. NBC_01255 genome window below encodes:
- a CDS encoding SDR family NAD(P)-dependent oxidoreductase gives MDLSERLEPVEPLKPLQRFDGYAVLITGAARGIGAATARRLAAEGARVLVTDIDEDEAVRTAAELPGAVALRCDVGDRDSVEAAVAYAVETFGGLDVLVNNALAPVAPDRDRFEDEPDGGWAGQLDVTLMGAVRCSRAALPHLAAAGGRGAIVTIGSVNAEVDFGNHAYSAAKAGLASLTRTLAGDAAPRGVRVNQINPGTIATTAWAGKEAELAALADRVYPLGRVGTPDDVAAAVAFLASRDASWITGTVLRVDGGLLAVNSHFAEVLAD, from the coding sequence ATGGATCTCAGCGAACGACTGGAACCCGTGGAACCCCTGAAACCCCTGCAACGCTTCGACGGGTACGCGGTACTGATCACGGGCGCGGCGCGCGGCATCGGCGCGGCCACCGCGCGGCGCCTCGCGGCGGAGGGCGCGCGGGTGCTGGTCACGGACATCGACGAGGACGAGGCCGTACGGACGGCTGCCGAGCTGCCCGGGGCGGTGGCCCTGCGCTGCGACGTCGGGGACCGGGACTCGGTGGAGGCGGCCGTCGCGTACGCGGTGGAGACCTTCGGCGGCCTCGACGTCCTCGTCAACAACGCCCTCGCCCCCGTCGCCCCCGACCGGGACCGCTTCGAGGACGAACCGGACGGGGGCTGGGCGGGTCAGCTCGACGTGACGCTGATGGGCGCGGTCCGCTGCTCCCGGGCGGCGCTGCCGCACCTCGCGGCGGCGGGCGGGCGCGGGGCGATCGTCACGATCGGCTCGGTCAACGCCGAGGTGGACTTCGGCAACCACGCCTACAGCGCGGCCAAGGCGGGTCTCGCCTCGCTCACCCGGACGCTGGCGGGCGACGCGGCGCCGCGCGGCGTCCGCGTCAACCAGATCAACCCGGGGACGATCGCGACGACGGCCTGGGCGGGCAAGGAGGCCGAACTCGCGGCCCTGGCGGACCGCGTCTACCCGCTGGGCCGCGTGGGCACGCCGGATGACGTGGCCGCCGCCGTCGCGTTCCTCGCGTCGCGCGACGCGTCCTGGATCACGGGGACGGTCCTGCGGGTCGACGGCGGCCTGCTGGCGGTCAACTCGCACTTCGCGGAGGTACTGGCGGACTGA
- the lepB gene encoding signal peptidase I — MRQRGAGTGLRVGARVLVPLGLVLALGGLGAFFTNYQGATVMGEAMTPTYRPGERLVVERVDTGEIRRGDVVLVRVPDRYQGGPVLQRVIGTGGDHVTSDGDRITVNGQPVDEPYVTSGDMGPTTEPYDVRVPDGRLFLLGDNRGNARDSRFFLDEQSGSVAASGVLGRVQDGVAVPAAWGALGVLGAVLTLVGVGLGIGGYAAGRSARRQTAYRRP, encoded by the coding sequence ATGCGGCAGCGGGGAGCGGGCACCGGGCTGAGAGTCGGGGCGCGGGTACTGGTGCCACTCGGGCTGGTCCTGGCCCTGGGAGGCCTCGGTGCCTTCTTCACGAACTACCAGGGGGCCACCGTCATGGGCGAGGCGATGACGCCAACGTACCGCCCGGGCGAGCGGCTGGTCGTCGAACGCGTCGACACGGGCGAGATACGCAGAGGCGATGTCGTCCTCGTCCGGGTGCCCGACCGCTATCAGGGCGGTCCGGTCCTGCAGCGGGTCATCGGGACGGGCGGCGATCACGTGACGTCCGACGGAGACCGGATCACGGTGAACGGGCAGCCGGTCGACGAACCGTATGTGACGAGCGGCGACATGGGCCCGACGACCGAACCGTACGACGTGCGGGTGCCGGACGGGCGGTTGTTCCTGCTGGGTGACAACCGGGGGAACGCGAGGGACTCGCGGTTCTTCCTCGACGAGCAGTCGGGCAGCGTCGCGGCCTCCGGGGTGCTCGGGCGCGTGCAGGACGGTGTCGCCGTGCCGGCGGCGTGGGGGGCGCTCGGGGTCCTCGGGGCCGTCCTGACCCTGGTCGGGGTCGGTCTGGGAATCGGCGGGTACGCGGCCGGGCGGAGCGCCCGGCGTCAGACCGCGTATCGACGTCCATGA
- a CDS encoding SigE family RNA polymerase sigma factor: MQYAMAAAPPWWSRLLARVSGTEGRAVVRELRPRARVTPYEERRPTLTDLYKARRLDMVRLAIFLVDDLHTAEDVVQDAFAAVCRAYGTSLDGLQDPGAYLHTAVVNAARSVLRRRRTARGYTPPHQPASAPVDEGLLLAEEHRTVLDALARLTARQREVLVLRYWSELTEAQIAQTLGLSRGTVKSTASRALDALEKNLEASR, translated from the coding sequence ATGCAGTACGCGATGGCCGCGGCGCCGCCCTGGTGGTCCCGTCTGCTCGCCCGCGTGTCCGGCACGGAGGGCAGGGCGGTGGTACGGGAACTCCGCCCGCGCGCGCGGGTCACGCCGTACGAAGAGCGCCGGCCCACGCTGACCGACCTGTACAAGGCCCGCCGCCTCGACATGGTGAGGCTGGCGATCTTCCTCGTCGACGACCTGCACACGGCCGAGGACGTCGTCCAGGACGCGTTCGCGGCCGTGTGCAGGGCGTACGGCACGTCCCTCGACGGCCTCCAGGACCCGGGGGCGTACCTGCACACCGCCGTGGTCAACGCGGCCCGCTCCGTACTGCGCCGCCGCCGCACGGCCCGCGGCTACACCCCGCCCCACCAGCCGGCGAGTGCCCCGGTGGACGAGGGGCTCCTCCTCGCGGAGGAACACCGCACGGTCCTCGACGCGCTGGCCCGGCTCACCGCCCGTCAGCGTGAGGTCCTGGTCCTGCGCTACTGGTCGGAACTGACCGAGGCACAGATCGCCCAGACCCTCGGCCTCTCCCGTGGCACGGTGAAGTCCACGGCGAGCCGGGCCCTGGACGCCCTGGAGAAGAACCTGGAGGCGTCCCGATGA
- a CDS encoding penicillin-binding transpeptidase domain-containing protein: MRSGAKTAIVGGVFLVVAGGVGYGGLNLYNGITGGDTSTKSNSGNAPKTGPVTGDEVTTTARDFLAAWAAGEPEKAGQLTNDPVTAGPAVAAYREGASVSEAEITPGTPVGAKVPFTVKATITYEGVSKPWSYASELTVVRGQTTGRPLVKWAPSVLHPKLLTAEATLRTGVAKTASVKAVDRNGKELTAEKYPSLGPIIDELRRRYGSEVGGSTGVETWIDSGSETVPDSTLLVLSKGKAGTLKTTIDPGVQAAAEKAVKAYGKASVTAIEPSTGAIRAVANSPASGYNTAFQGNQAPGSTMKIVTAAMMMQQGVARPGSTVECPPTVFWDGYKFHNLKDFKIDNGTLTDAFSQSCNTAFIKAITPLKEKGIHNTALGDTATRSFGIGLNWQVGVPAADGSVPASDSVETAASYIGQGKITMSALNVASLSATVQNGHFLQPYLVSAELGDREFAKAEPLSREVATGLRRMMNAAATNGTAAKAMAGVPSPRGAKTGSAEVGDQETSNSWFTGYSGDLAAAAVVDEGGHGGDAAGPVVAQVLKAG; this comes from the coding sequence ATGCGCAGTGGAGCCAAGACCGCGATCGTCGGGGGCGTGTTCCTCGTCGTGGCAGGCGGTGTCGGATACGGGGGGCTCAACCTCTACAACGGGATCACGGGCGGTGACACGTCCACGAAGTCCAATTCCGGCAACGCGCCGAAGACCGGGCCCGTCACCGGCGACGAGGTGACGACGACCGCACGGGACTTCCTCGCGGCCTGGGCCGCCGGGGAGCCGGAGAAGGCCGGACAGCTGACGAACGACCCGGTCACGGCGGGGCCCGCCGTGGCGGCCTACCGGGAGGGGGCGAGCGTCTCGGAGGCCGAGATCACGCCCGGGACGCCCGTCGGGGCGAAGGTGCCGTTCACCGTGAAGGCCACGATCACGTACGAGGGCGTGTCGAAGCCCTGGTCGTACGCCTCCGAACTGACCGTCGTCCGGGGGCAGACCACCGGCCGGCCGCTGGTGAAGTGGGCGCCGTCCGTGCTTCACCCGAAGCTGCTCACCGCCGAGGCGACGCTGCGGACGGGCGTCGCGAAGACGGCCTCCGTGAAGGCCGTCGACCGGAACGGCAAGGAGCTGACGGCGGAGAAGTACCCCTCGCTCGGCCCGATCATCGACGAGCTGCGTCGTCGGTACGGCTCGGAGGTCGGCGGCTCGACCGGCGTCGAGACGTGGATCGACTCGGGCAGCGAGACCGTCCCCGACTCCACCCTGCTCGTCCTGTCGAAGGGCAAGGCGGGCACGCTGAAGACGACCATCGACCCGGGCGTGCAGGCGGCGGCCGAGAAGGCGGTCAAGGCGTACGGCAAGGCGTCGGTGACCGCGATAGAGCCGTCCACCGGCGCGATACGGGCGGTCGCCAACAGTCCGGCCTCCGGCTACAACACCGCCTTCCAGGGGAATCAGGCCCCCGGCTCGACGATGAAGATCGTCACGGCGGCGATGATGATGCAGCAGGGTGTGGCCAGGCCGGGCAGCACGGTGGAGTGTCCACCCACCGTCTTCTGGGACGGCTACAAGTTCCACAACCTCAAGGACTTCAAGATCGACAACGGCACTCTCACGGATGCCTTCAGCCAGTCCTGCAACACCGCCTTCATCAAGGCGATCACGCCGCTCAAGGAGAAGGGCATCCACAACACGGCCCTCGGCGACACCGCCACCCGCTCCTTCGGCATCGGCCTCAACTGGCAGGTCGGCGTCCCCGCGGCGGACGGCAGCGTCCCCGCGTCGGACAGCGTGGAGACCGCCGCCTCCTACATCGGCCAGGGCAAGATCACGATGAGCGCTCTGAACGTCGCCTCGCTCTCCGCGACCGTGCAGAACGGCCACTTCCTCCAGCCGTACCTCGTATCGGCGGAACTCGGCGACCGGGAGTTCGCCAAGGCCGAACCGCTCTCCCGCGAGGTCGCCACGGGGCTGCGCCGAATGATGAACGCGGCGGCGACGAACGGCACCGCGGCGAAGGCGATGGCAGGTGTCCCGTCTCCCAGGGGCGCCAAGACCGGCTCCGCCGAGGTGGGCGACCAGGAGACCTCCAACAGCTGGTTCACCGGCTACTCGGGCGACCTCGCGGCGGCGGCGGTCGTCGACGAGGGCGGCCACGGCGGCGACGCGGCGGGCCCGGTGGTCGCGCAGGTCCTGAAGGCCGGCTGA
- a CDS encoding DUF7848 domain-containing protein, with product MRREGIAVGRVAGPYHRGARRAKLWALRADRSGSGLITEAECTTCLDGSGAADDGRGPAVWCLAHAEETGHTGFRRIRTDFFRASCDGA from the coding sequence ATGCGTCGTGAGGGAATCGCGGTCGGCCGGGTGGCCGGGCCGTATCACCGGGGTGCGCGGCGGGCGAAGCTCTGGGCGTTACGGGCCGACCGCTCCGGGAGCGGACTGATCACCGAGGCCGAGTGCACCACCTGCCTGGACGGTTCCGGCGCGGCGGACGACGGGCGCGGGCCCGCCGTGTGGTGCCTGGCCCACGCCGAGGAGACCGGGCACACCGGCTTCCGGCGCATCCGGACCGACTTCTTCCGGGCCTCCTGCGACGGCGCCTGA
- a CDS encoding DMT family transporter, with translation MTPLVTLAVIVAAVTHASWNAIAHHIKDQLLSFTLISGGGALLGLVTAVFVPLPAAGAWPYLISSALLHVGYYALLMRSFTLGDFGQMYPIARGTAPLVVTVLAAVFLDEVPGGWQLLGVAVACAGLTGLALWGIRGKDTRPHWPALLAAGATGLSIALYTVVDGVGVRASGTALGYIAWLVALQGLVVPAYALWRRRGALVPQLRPYAARGALGAVLSVSAYALVLWAQTKAPLAPIAALRESSIIVGAAIGALFFKERFGGPRVVAAGLMVVGIGLMLQAG, from the coding sequence GTGACCCCGCTCGTCACCCTCGCGGTGATCGTCGCCGCCGTCACGCACGCCAGCTGGAACGCCATCGCGCACCACATCAAGGACCAGCTGCTCTCCTTCACCCTGATCTCCGGCGGCGGGGCGCTGCTCGGCCTGGTCACGGCCGTCTTCGTACCGCTCCCGGCAGCGGGCGCCTGGCCGTACCTGATCTCCTCGGCGCTCCTCCACGTCGGCTACTACGCCCTGCTCATGCGCTCGTTCACGCTGGGCGACTTCGGGCAGATGTACCCGATCGCGCGCGGTACGGCCCCGCTCGTCGTGACCGTCCTCGCGGCGGTGTTCCTCGACGAGGTGCCGGGCGGCTGGCAGTTGCTCGGGGTGGCGGTGGCGTGCGCGGGCCTGACGGGCCTCGCGCTCTGGGGCATCCGGGGCAAGGACACCCGCCCGCACTGGCCGGCGCTGCTCGCGGCGGGCGCGACGGGGCTGTCCATCGCGCTCTACACCGTCGTCGACGGCGTGGGCGTCCGCGCGTCCGGCACCGCGCTCGGCTACATCGCGTGGCTGGTGGCCCTCCAGGGCCTGGTGGTCCCGGCGTACGCCCTGTGGCGGCGGCGCGGCGCACTCGTCCCCCAGCTCCGCCCGTACGCGGCCCGGGGCGCCCTCGGCGCGGTCCTCTCCGTGTCGGCGTACGCGCTCGTCCTGTGGGCCCAGACGAAGGCCCCGCTGGCCCCGATCGCGGCGCTCCGCGAGTCCTCGATCATCGTGGGCGCGGCGATCGGCGCGCTCTTCTTCAAGGAACGCTTCGGCGGCCCGCGGGTCGTGGCGGCGGGCCTGATGGTCGTCGGGATCGGGCTGATGCTCCAGGCGGGCTGA
- a CDS encoding 2OG-Fe dioxygenase family protein — MSSTYESGVEEICESLSSRSFDLRSGEKVRQLLLQRSESALDDLEPFRDSWGGMPLDSYMADGGRYRRRRHATLSAPRASADYRVEAHQPHYQGLDYNTLNGGVARHYEPFEDRILRGATMNSLVTLGCDIFGRLAPYSAWHIEAHQFRIEVDGEEVGLPTPEGVHRDGVTFVLMALIGRSNAAGGESTVFNLDKEPVEKFALADPLDLALVNDERVYHGVTPIEQIDSAAPASRDVLVVTYRHKP, encoded by the coding sequence ATGTCTTCGACGTACGAATCCGGAGTAGAGGAAATATGCGAGTCTCTTTCTTCCCGGAGCTTTGACCTTCGCTCCGGTGAGAAGGTCAGGCAGCTTCTCCTCCAGCGCTCCGAAAGCGCGCTCGACGACCTGGAGCCCTTCCGCGACAGCTGGGGCGGGATGCCGCTCGACAGCTACATGGCGGACGGCGGGCGCTACCGCCGCCGCCGGCACGCCACGCTCAGCGCGCCCCGGGCGAGCGCCGACTACCGCGTCGAGGCCCACCAGCCGCACTACCAGGGGCTCGACTACAACACCCTCAACGGCGGCGTGGCCCGGCACTACGAGCCGTTCGAGGACCGGATCCTGCGCGGCGCCACGATGAACAGCCTGGTCACGCTCGGCTGCGACATCTTCGGCCGGCTCGCCCCGTACTCCGCGTGGCACATCGAGGCCCACCAGTTCCGCATCGAGGTCGACGGCGAAGAGGTCGGCCTGCCCACGCCCGAGGGCGTCCACCGCGACGGTGTCACCTTCGTCCTGATGGCGTTGATCGGCCGCTCCAACGCCGCCGGCGGCGAGAGCACCGTCTTCAACCTGGACAAGGAGCCGGTGGAGAAGTTCGCCCTGGCCGACCCCCTCGACCTGGCGCTCGTCAACGACGAGCGGGTCTACCACGGCGTGACGCCGATCGAGCAGATCGATTCCGCCGCCCCGGCCTCGCGCGACGTGCTGGTCGTGACCTACCGTCACAAGCCCTGA
- a CDS encoding TatD family hydrolase — MSAKDAPPPLPEPLLVEVADSHTHLDMQSGTVEEALVKAAAVGVTTVVQVGCDVKGSQWAAETAAAHANVHAAVALHPNEAPRIVLGDPDGWSRQGAREGGGDAALDDALAEIDRLAALPYVLGVGETGLDFFRTGPEGIAAQERSFRAHIEIAKRHGKALVIHDREAHADVLRVLDEEGAPERTVFHCYSGDAAMAEICAAKGYYMSFAGNVTFKNAQHLRDALAVAPLELVLVETDAPFLTPAPYRGRPNAPYLIPVTVRAMAAVRGIGENDLAEAIAVNTARAFDY; from the coding sequence ATGAGTGCCAAGGACGCCCCGCCGCCGCTGCCCGAACCCCTGCTCGTGGAGGTCGCGGACTCGCACACCCACCTGGACATGCAGTCCGGGACCGTCGAGGAGGCCCTGGTCAAGGCCGCCGCCGTCGGCGTGACCACGGTCGTCCAGGTCGGCTGCGACGTGAAGGGCTCGCAGTGGGCCGCCGAGACCGCCGCCGCCCACGCGAACGTGCACGCCGCCGTCGCCCTGCATCCGAACGAAGCCCCGCGGATCGTGCTCGGCGACCCCGACGGCTGGTCCCGGCAGGGCGCCCGCGAGGGTGGCGGCGACGCCGCCCTCGACGACGCGCTCGCCGAGATCGACCGGCTCGCCGCCCTGCCGTACGTCCTCGGCGTCGGCGAGACCGGCCTCGACTTCTTCCGTACGGGCCCCGAGGGCATCGCCGCGCAGGAGCGTTCCTTCCGCGCCCACATCGAGATCGCCAAGCGCCACGGCAAGGCGCTGGTGATCCACGACCGCGAGGCGCACGCCGACGTGCTGCGCGTCCTCGACGAGGAGGGCGCCCCCGAGCGGACCGTCTTCCACTGCTACTCCGGCGACGCCGCCATGGCCGAGATCTGCGCCGCCAAGGGCTACTACATGTCCTTCGCCGGCAACGTCACCTTCAAGAACGCCCAGCACCTCCGGGACGCGCTCGCCGTCGCCCCGCTGGAGCTCGTCCTCGTCGAGACCGACGCGCCCTTCCTCACCCCGGCGCCCTACCGGGGCCGCCCCAACGCCCCGTACCTCATCCCGGTCACCGTCCGCGCGATGGCGGCCGTGCGCGGGATCGGGGAGAACGACCTCGCCGAGGCGATCGCCGTGAACACGGCCCGCGCCTTCGATTACTGA
- the rsmI gene encoding 16S rRNA (cytidine(1402)-2'-O)-methyltransferase has translation MSRVTGTLVLAGTPIGDIADAPPRLATELENADIVAAEDTRRLRGLTRALGIHTSGRVVSYFEGNESARTPELVEALVGGARVLLVTDAGMPSVSDPGYRLVAAAVEQDIKVTAVPGPSAVLTALALSGLPVDRFCFEGFLPRKAGERLGKLREVADERRTLVYFEAPHRLDDTLAAMAEVFGAERRAAVCRELTKTYEEVKRGPLAELAAWAAEGVRGEITVVVEGAPETGPGELDAAELVRRVQVREEAGERRKEAIVAVAAEAGLPKREVFDAVVAAKNAAKG, from the coding sequence ATGTCCCGTGTGACAGGAACGCTGGTACTCGCAGGGACCCCCATCGGTGACATCGCGGACGCTCCGCCCCGACTCGCCACCGAACTGGAGAACGCGGACATCGTGGCCGCCGAGGACACCCGGAGGCTGCGCGGCCTGACCCGGGCCCTCGGCATCCACACCTCGGGACGGGTCGTCTCGTACTTCGAGGGCAACGAGTCCGCCCGTACGCCCGAACTGGTCGAGGCGCTCGTCGGCGGCGCCCGTGTGCTGCTCGTCACCGACGCGGGCATGCCGTCCGTCTCGGACCCCGGCTACCGCCTGGTCGCCGCCGCCGTCGAGCAGGACATCAAGGTCACGGCCGTCCCCGGCCCGTCCGCCGTGCTCACCGCGCTCGCCCTCTCCGGGCTGCCCGTGGACCGGTTCTGCTTCGAGGGCTTCCTGCCGCGCAAGGCGGGCGAGCGGCTCGGGAAGCTGCGCGAGGTCGCCGACGAGCGCCGCACCCTCGTCTACTTCGAGGCCCCGCACCGGCTCGACGACACGCTCGCCGCGATGGCCGAGGTCTTCGGCGCCGAGCGCCGCGCCGCCGTCTGCCGCGAACTGACCAAGACGTACGAGGAGGTCAAGCGCGGCCCGCTCGCCGAGCTCGCGGCCTGGGCCGCCGAAGGCGTACGGGGCGAGATCACCGTCGTCGTCGAGGGCGCCCCGGAGACCGGACCCGGCGAGCTCGACGCCGCGGAGCTGGTGCGCAGGGTGCAGGTGCGCGAGGAGGCGGGGGAGCGGCGCAAGGAGGCGATCGTCGCGGTCGCCGCCGAGGCGGGGTTGCCCAAGCGCGAGGTGTTCGATGCGGTCGTCGCGGCAAAGAACGCGGCAAAGGGCTGA
- a CDS encoding YbaK/EbsC family protein — protein sequence MTANADSPAHPQFAAALQELGLDVEVRRFPDETRTAQQAADAIGCEVAEIVKSLIFAADGVPVLVLMDGASRVDVERVRQELGAGKVTRADAKAVRETTGYAIGGVPPFGHRTRTRVLADRGVLDHDVVWAAAGTPHTVFALDPKTLVAHAGATLVDVREPSA from the coding sequence ATGACCGCTAACGCCGACTCCCCCGCGCACCCCCAGTTCGCCGCCGCTCTCCAGGAGTTGGGCCTCGACGTCGAGGTCCGGCGCTTCCCTGACGAGACCCGCACCGCGCAGCAGGCCGCCGACGCCATCGGCTGCGAGGTCGCCGAGATCGTGAAGTCGCTGATCTTCGCCGCCGACGGGGTGCCGGTCCTCGTCCTGATGGACGGCGCCTCGCGGGTGGACGTCGAGCGGGTACGGCAGGAACTGGGCGCCGGGAAGGTCACCCGGGCCGACGCGAAGGCGGTCCGGGAGACCACCGGGTACGCGATCGGGGGCGTCCCGCCCTTCGGCCACCGCACCCGGACCCGGGTCCTCGCCGACCGGGGCGTCCTCGACCACGACGTGGTGTGGGCGGCGGCGGGCACCCCGCACACCGTCTTCGCGCTGGACCCGAAGACGCTGGTCGCCCACGCCGGCGCCACCCTGGTGGACGTGCGCGAGCCGTCGGCGTGA
- a CDS encoding dolichyl-phosphate-mannose--protein mannosyltransferase yields the protein MTSTAPETLEGRHAVAEPSSWQQRLRRFGYAPRAENPAPIGLRERLDPPYARPSARVWSLLGIGPVRAERLWRLMAWGGPLLVTAVAGLLRFWNLGKPHAVIFDETYYAKDSWALINQGYEGAWPKDIDKTILNDPGAVLVPTDPGYVVHPPMGKWVIGLGEKIFDFEPFGWRFMVALLGTLSVLMLCRIGRRLFRSTFLGCLAGLLLAVDGLHFVMSRTALLDQVLMFFVLASFGCLVVDRDRNRKRLAAALPEDDEGVLRPDAEIAETLRMGWRPWRLAAGVMLGLAAATKWNGLYVMAAFGLMTVLWDVAGRRTGGAVRPHLAVLKKDLLPAFVSVVPVAIATYLVTWTGWIVSDKGYFRHWAADQDKLPGGGDSFWGWLPEWLRSLWHYESEVYSFHVGLTSPHTYESNPWSWIVLGRPVSYFYESPAPGTNGCPATAKEKCAQEVLALGTPLLWWAACFAILYVLWRWAFRRDWRAGAIACGIAAGWVPWFLYQERTIFLFYAVVFVPFLCLAVAMMLGAIIGPRGSSERRRTFGAVAAGCLVLLIVWNFIYFWPIYTGTPIPLDQWRGRMWLDTWI from the coding sequence GTGACCAGTACCGCACCCGAGACCCTGGAGGGCCGGCACGCCGTGGCAGAGCCCTCTTCGTGGCAGCAGAGGCTGCGGCGCTTCGGCTACGCGCCACGCGCCGAGAACCCCGCTCCCATCGGGCTGCGGGAGCGGCTCGACCCCCCGTACGCCCGTCCTTCGGCGCGCGTGTGGTCGCTCCTCGGCATCGGCCCCGTCCGGGCCGAGCGGCTGTGGCGGCTGATGGCCTGGGGCGGTCCGCTCCTGGTCACGGCGGTCGCGGGCCTGCTGAGGTTCTGGAACCTGGGCAAGCCGCACGCGGTGATATTCGACGAGACCTATTACGCCAAGGACTCCTGGGCCCTGATCAACCAGGGGTACGAGGGGGCCTGGCCCAAGGACATCGACAAGACGATCCTGAACGACCCGGGCGCGGTGCTCGTCCCGACCGACCCGGGCTACGTCGTCCATCCCCCGATGGGCAAATGGGTCATCGGTCTCGGCGAGAAGATCTTCGACTTCGAGCCCTTCGGCTGGCGCTTCATGGTGGCGCTGCTCGGCACGCTGTCGGTGCTGATGCTGTGCCGGATCGGCCGGCGGCTCTTCCGCTCGACGTTCCTCGGCTGTCTGGCGGGCCTGCTGCTCGCCGTCGACGGACTGCACTTCGTGATGAGCCGCACGGCGCTCCTCGACCAGGTGCTGATGTTCTTCGTGCTCGCCTCCTTCGGCTGCCTCGTCGTCGACCGCGACCGCAACCGGAAACGGCTCGCGGCGGCGCTGCCCGAGGACGACGAGGGGGTGCTGCGGCCGGACGCGGAGATCGCGGAGACCCTGCGCATGGGGTGGCGGCCGTGGCGGCTCGCGGCCGGTGTGATGCTGGGCCTCGCGGCGGCGACGAAGTGGAACGGCCTGTACGTCATGGCGGCGTTCGGTCTGATGACGGTCCTGTGGGACGTGGCGGGCCGCCGCACGGGCGGCGCCGTCCGCCCGCACCTCGCCGTCCTCAAGAAGGACCTGCTCCCGGCGTTCGTGTCGGTGGTGCCGGTGGCGATCGCCACGTACCTGGTGACCTGGACCGGCTGGATCGTCTCCGACAAGGGGTACTTCCGGCACTGGGCCGCCGACCAGGACAAGCTCCCCGGCGGCGGGGACAGCTTCTGGGGCTGGCTGCCGGAGTGGCTGCGCAGCCTCTGGCACTACGAGTCCGAGGTCTACTCGTTCCACGTGGGCCTGACCTCGCCGCACACGTACGAGTCGAACCCCTGGTCCTGGATCGTCCTCGGCCGCCCCGTCTCGTACTTCTACGAGTCCCCGGCCCCCGGCACCAACGGCTGCCCGGCCACGGCCAAGGAGAAGTGCGCCCAGGAGGTCCTGGCCCTCGGCACCCCGCTCCTGTGGTGGGCCGCCTGCTTCGCCATCCTGTACGTCCTGTGGCGCTGGGCCTTCCGCCGCGACTGGCGCGCGGGCGCGATCGCGTGCGGCATCGCGGCGGGCTGGGTCCCCTGGTTCCTTTATCAGGAACGCACGATCTTCCTTTTCTACGCGGTCGTCTTCGTGCCTTTCCTGTGTCTGGCGGTGGCCATGATGCTGGGCGCGATCATCGGCCCACGCGGCTCCTCGGAAAGGCGCCGCACATTCGGCGCGGTGGCGGCCGGATGTCTGGTGCTGCTGATCGTCTGGAACTTCATCTATTTCTGGCCGATCTACACGGGCACGCCGATTCCGCTAGACCAATGGCGGGGCCGGATGTGGCTCGACACGTGGATCTAG